Proteins encoded together in one Candidatus Hydrogenedens sp. window:
- a CDS encoding NYN domain-containing protein, producing MENKNIKKIGIFYDGNFFFHVSTYYRYVHPPRKRMSIGGLHEFIRNRVAEFENTNRRYVHIVTAHFFRGRLSAKDAELEGRLYSERVFEDILMSEGIVTHYLPIKTKSDKRHETGIDVWFALEAYESVIHKELDILVLITGDADFIPLVKKAQSAGAKVMILGWDFKYTDETGMEQSTLTSTELLNISTYPLKMHLLIEEGLQKDDPEILSLFFELKEEPQNNYVKSYIKGKIHSLKEGYGFISSPDFPNNVFFHFSALSNHNYQDLYIGQDVEFLIRETEKGIVAHPVIVIHNPYNGDNSIK from the coding sequence ATGGAAAACAAAAATATCAAAAAAATTGGCATTTTTTACGACGGTAATTTCTTTTTTCATGTAAGCACCTACTATAGATATGTTCATCCACCTCGAAAGAGAATGTCTATTGGTGGATTGCATGAATTTATTCGCAATAGAGTTGCAGAATTTGAAAATACGAATAGACGCTATGTACATATTGTAACCGCTCATTTCTTTAGGGGTAGATTATCGGCTAAAGATGCCGAACTTGAAGGAAGACTTTATTCAGAGCGTGTTTTCGAGGATATTTTAATGAGTGAAGGTATAGTTACGCACTATTTGCCTATTAAAACAAAAAGTGATAAGCGACATGAGACAGGTATTGATGTATGGTTTGCATTAGAAGCCTATGAATCTGTTATTCATAAAGAATTGGATATACTTGTCTTAATTACAGGAGATGCTGATTTTATTCCACTTGTAAAGAAAGCACAATCAGCAGGTGCAAAAGTTATGATTTTAGGATGGGATTTTAAATATACCGATGAAACCGGAATGGAACAATCTACATTAACATCAACAGAACTTTTAAATATCTCCACCTATCCTTTGAAAATGCACTTGTTAATTGAAGAAGGTTTGCAGAAAGATGACCCTGAAATATTAAGTCTATTTTTTGAATTAAAAGAAGAACCCCAAAACAATTATGTGAAGTCATATATTAAAGGGAAAATTCATTCTTTGAAAGAAGGATATGGATTTATTTCATCTCCTGATTTTCCCAATAATGTTTTTTTCCATTTCTCTGCGCTATCTAATCATAATTATCAGGATTTGTATATAGGTCAAGATGTAGAATTTCTTATTCGCGAAACAGAAAAAGGGATAGTAGCTCATCCTGTTATTGTCATTCATAATCCATATAACGGGGATAATTCAATAAAGTAG